Proteins found in one Tsukamurella paurometabola DSM 20162 genomic segment:
- the eccA gene encoding type VII secretion AAA-ATPase EccA has protein sequence MTASASALSAFRAGVAALGIQVGEFEATPRDAALARRAFAAATAADPGMADAWLGRAAAGETTAEVLAALHRTADALGSAARRAGLSPGDLAGTFATGMYVDYPLRDAATAHVAYAARLLADGAPDDAERALDAAVSCPIERYQRAVVCATGRRWGEVLTALDGLGGWDDEALAAAGHAIAGAAAAQLGRFAEAARHLTAAAAGPVPGAAAAARYCHGLVLREQGDEDGARALLERAAPSYPPAEAALRDPNHRLVLASPDEPVAEDAQAEDSADLLAEAAAELDRQVGLREVKEQVARLRTTMQLAQVRADRGLSSGARSLHLAFTGPPGTGKTTVARIVARMYRGLGLLQTENVVECSRRDLVGQYLGATAIKTSAVIDSALDGVLFIDEAYTLVQDGLSGGDAFGREAVDTLLARMENDRDRLVVIIAGYDGEIDRFLGSNEGLASRFARRIRFPGYSPGELAEIGEAMARARDAVLTGEAAAVLEACCAGITDRLDQLGNGRFVRNVIEAAEEEREMRLAESGADLAGLDEAQLMRIEGADMARALEALVGVAV, from the coding sequence ATGACTGCTTCTGCATCAGCGCTGTCGGCGTTCCGGGCGGGCGTCGCCGCTCTCGGTATCCAGGTGGGTGAGTTCGAGGCCACACCGCGAGATGCCGCACTGGCTCGACGGGCCTTCGCCGCGGCTACCGCGGCCGATCCGGGAATGGCCGATGCCTGGTTGGGTCGCGCCGCCGCGGGCGAGACCACCGCCGAGGTGCTCGCGGCGCTGCACCGCACCGCCGACGCATTGGGGTCCGCGGCGCGCCGCGCCGGGCTCTCACCGGGTGATCTGGCGGGCACCTTCGCCACCGGGATGTACGTGGACTACCCGCTCCGGGACGCGGCCACCGCGCACGTCGCGTACGCCGCCCGGCTGCTCGCCGACGGTGCGCCCGACGATGCCGAACGTGCCCTCGACGCCGCGGTGAGCTGCCCCATCGAGCGGTATCAGCGCGCGGTCGTCTGTGCCACCGGCCGCCGGTGGGGCGAGGTCCTGACCGCACTGGACGGACTCGGTGGCTGGGACGACGAGGCGCTGGCCGCGGCCGGCCACGCCATCGCCGGCGCCGCGGCGGCGCAGCTCGGCCGGTTCGCCGAGGCGGCGCGGCACCTCACCGCGGCGGCGGCGGGACCGGTGCCGGGCGCCGCGGCGGCGGCGCGGTACTGCCACGGGCTGGTGCTCCGCGAGCAGGGCGACGAGGACGGCGCCCGCGCACTGCTGGAACGAGCGGCACCGTCGTACCCTCCGGCCGAGGCGGCGCTGCGCGACCCGAACCACCGCCTGGTACTCGCTTCCCCCGACGAACCCGTGGCCGAGGACGCGCAGGCCGAGGACTCCGCGGACCTGCTCGCCGAGGCCGCCGCCGAACTCGACCGGCAGGTCGGGCTGCGCGAGGTGAAGGAACAGGTGGCACGGCTGCGCACCACCATGCAGCTGGCCCAGGTGCGCGCCGATCGCGGGCTGTCCAGTGGCGCCCGATCGCTCCACCTGGCATTCACCGGGCCACCGGGCACGGGCAAGACCACGGTGGCCCGGATCGTGGCCCGGATGTATCGCGGGCTGGGGCTGCTGCAGACCGAGAACGTGGTCGAGTGCTCCCGGCGCGATCTGGTGGGGCAGTACCTGGGCGCCACGGCGATCAAGACCAGCGCGGTGATCGACTCCGCGCTCGACGGTGTGCTCTTCATCGACGAGGCGTACACCCTGGTGCAGGACGGGCTGTCGGGCGGTGACGCGTTCGGCCGGGAAGCCGTCGACACGCTTCTGGCCCGCATGGAGAACGACCGCGATCGCCTGGTGGTGATCATCGCCGGATACGACGGCGAGATCGACCGGTTCCTCGGATCGAACGAGGGCCTGGCGTCGCGGTTCGCGCGACGGATCCGGTTCCCCGGCTACTCCCCGGGCGAACTCGCGGAGATCGGCGAGGCCATGGCCAGGGCCCGCGATGCGGTGCTCACGGGCGAGGCCGCAGCCGTTCTGGAGGCTTGCTGTGCGGGCATCACCGACCGGCTCGACCAACTGGGTAACGGCCGCTTCGTGCGCAACGTGATCGAGGCCGCGGAAGAGGAGCGCGAAATGCGGCTCGCGGAGTCCGGGGCAGATCTGGCCGGCCTCGACGAGGCGCAGCTCATGCGGATCGAGGGCGCCGATATGGCGAGAGCCCTCGAAGCGCTGGTAGGTGTGGC
- a CDS encoding ABC transporter ATP-binding protein, whose translation MSESTFAVAARAVDLTKVYGEGDNVVHALAGVSVDFLTGEFTAIMGPSGSGKSTLMHCLAGLDTASSGSVQVGGTELTSLSDKQITELRRDRIGFVFQAFNLVPTLTALENITLPLDIAGRKPDQQWLDTVVDRLGLRPRLDHRPTELSGGQQQRVACARALVGRPDIIFGDEPTGNLDSRSGAEVLSILRSAVNDFRQTVVIVTHDPRAASYADRVVFLADGRIVDEMRGPTAETVMDKMIHLDELVGG comes from the coding sequence ATGTCCGAATCTACTTTCGCGGTGGCCGCCCGAGCCGTCGATCTGACCAAGGTCTACGGCGAGGGCGACAACGTGGTGCACGCGTTGGCCGGAGTCTCCGTCGACTTCCTCACGGGCGAGTTCACCGCGATCATGGGGCCCTCGGGCTCCGGCAAGTCCACGTTGATGCACTGTCTGGCCGGCCTGGACACGGCCAGCAGTGGATCAGTGCAGGTGGGCGGCACCGAGCTCACTTCACTCAGCGATAAGCAGATCACGGAGCTGCGGCGCGACCGGATCGGTTTCGTCTTCCAGGCGTTCAACCTGGTGCCCACGCTCACCGCGCTGGAGAACATCACCCTGCCGCTCGACATCGCCGGCCGCAAACCCGACCAGCAGTGGCTCGATACCGTCGTCGACCGACTCGGCCTGCGCCCGCGCCTGGACCACCGGCCCACCGAGCTCTCCGGAGGCCAGCAGCAGCGCGTGGCCTGTGCCCGCGCTCTGGTCGGCAGGCCGGACATCATCTTCGGCGATGAGCCCACCGGCAACCTGGACTCGCGATCCGGCGCCGAGGTGCTGTCGATTCTGCGGTCCGCGGTGAACGACTTCCGGCAGACCGTGGTGATCGTGACGCACGATCCGCGCGCCGCGTCCTATGCCGACCGGGTGGTGTTCCTGGCGGACGGGCGGATCGTCGACGAGATGCGCGGACCGACCGCCGAAACGGTGATGGACAAGATGATCCATCTCGACGAGCTCGTGGGCGGCTGA